Within Sorangiineae bacterium MSr11367, the genomic segment CTCGTGCATGCGATCCGGACAAGAAGCAATCGCCGTTCTCCTTCCCGGCCCCATGGATATCCTGACATAAGGATGACAGTCGATGGGTAGGATATACCTGACATAAGGCTGACAGCGCGTGGTCCCATCATGGTTCTCATGAAGACGACGACGACGACCGAGACCGAAGCCACGAAGCCCCGCGAAGATGGCCGCAAGCTCTGGGGTCGCGTGGAGCTCTTCCAAGTCGACCTGGATGGCCTGCCCAGTTCGTACAAGGCAACGCGCGAGGGCTCGGTCTACGAGATGCCCGGCCTTGGGTGGCGTTACGGGTGACGGGCTTTGAGCTTCTCGGCTGGTTAAGCTACGGAGCTGAAATGATCGACCTGTCGCGGCTCCCCGAACGCGTGTCCATCTACGAGGTCTCTCCGAGGGATGGCCTTCAAAACGAGAAAGTCACCGTGTCGACGCCGGACAAAATCCGGCTCATCGATGCCCTGGCCCAAGCGGGCCTCCAGCGCATCGAGATCACGAGCTTCGTCTCACCGAAGTGGATTCCCCAGCTTGCCGACGCCGACGAGCTTGCGGACCACATCAAGGCGCCACCCGGTGTGACGTTTTCGGCGCTGTGCCCCAACCCGAAGGGCCTCGCGCGCGCCCAGGCGACCGGCCTCGAAGAGATTGCCGTGTTTCTCAGCTCCAGCGAGACGCACAACAAGAAGAACATCAATAAGACGATCGACGAGACGCTGCTCGAGTTCGAGGAGACCGTTCCGCCGGCACGGGCCGCAGGCATGCGCGTGCGGGGCTACGTTTCGACGGTGTGGGGTTGCCCCTACGAGGGCGATGTCGACGTCGAGCGCGCGCACGCCATCGCGATGCGGCTGATCGAGCTCGGCTGCTACCAGATTTCGCTGGGCGACACGATCGGCTGCGGCACGCCTCGCCAGACGGCGCGGATCCTGGAGCGCATGCTCAAGGACATTCCGGCGTCGAAAATCGCGATGCACATGCACGACACCCGCGGCACCGCGCTGGCGAACATCCTGGTGGGCCTTGGCATCGGGATTCGCGATTTCGATGCGTCCGTGGGCGGCCTTGGCGGGTGTCCCTACGCGCCTGGCGCAGCCGGCAATATGGCTACGGAAGACCTGGTTTACATGCTCCACGGAATGGGCATCGAGACCGGTATCGACCTCGAGAAGCTCGTTTGGGCCGGAAAGGCGGCCGAGAGCATTGTTGGGCGACCACTTCCGGGGAAAGTGCATCAATCAGGAGTGCGAAGCCTACGCGCCTAATGTGCGTAGCCAGGGGGGACTCCCGTTATCCGTCATTGATCCAACCGCGCAATCATTGCCGGCCGGCGACCCGCGTCGTGCAGATCGGTAATGTGGGTTTTCACTTCTGAACGATTCCGACGCTTCTGCCTTGCAAAAACGTCGGGGAAATCGCTGGCGGTGTCCTGGCATGGACATCGCTAAGACAGGGTGCGGCATCGCGTAGGTTGGCTCTCCCCCCCCGGGCCCCCTATGTGGTGCCGTTTTCTTTTTGTGCGCTGCGTTCTGTTAGTGTCGCGCGCACGACCATGAAACGGTTCCTTCGTTCTGCGGCAGTCGGCGTGTTTTCCCCGCTGATCGTAGCTAGCGCCTGCACCCGTACCCCTCCGGAGCCGACGTCCACTTCGGCTGCGTCGTCGAGCCCTGCGGCGCCCGCGCAGGCTGTTTCAGCCGGCCCGAGCGAGCAGCCCGCGCGCTGCATTTTGGCCACACCTGTGACACCCCCGCCCGCGGCAGCGCCTGCGCCCGCAGGCCGTTGCCCGAAGGATCCCAGCCCGAACACGCTCTCGATGGTCGACCTATCGATCGAAACCGGGCGAGGGCCGGTGCCGTTCAAGGCAGAGCTGGCGAAGACGGCGTCCGAGACCGAGCGGGGGTTGATGTACCGCACGCAAATGCCGGAAGAGCAGGGGATGATCTTCGATCTGGGGCCCCCGCGCCGGGAGCACTCGTTCTGGATGCGCAACACCTGCATCCCGCTGGACATGCTCTTCATCGACACCGACGGGCTGATCGTCGGGATTCTGGAGAACGTTCCGACGTTGAACGACGCCGAGCGCACGGTGGGTTGCCCTTCGGGTTGGGTGCTCGAGATGAACGCCGGCTGGTGCCGCCGCCACGGGGTGCGGGCCGGGCAGAGCATGAAGCTTCCCCACTGAGGCTTCCTTGTTCTAAGACGATGAACTCGATGATCTCCCTTACCCTCTCCGTTCGAGCTGTATCGTCCGCCGCCGTTCTCGCCGTTGCGCTGGCCGGCTGTAGCCGCACGCAGCCCGAGGTCGAAACGAAAAAAGATCCGGCCGCGGCGGCCCCCGCCACGGCCGCGAGCGGCGCCGAGCTGAACTCGGGGCTCGGGTCGAAGCCACCGGCCGCCGCCAAGGCGGGCGATCCGCTGGAGGGCAAGTTCACCCTCGCGGATGCCACCAAGGATATTCCGGGTACGGGCGCCCTCATCGCGACGATGGACACGAGCGAGGGCGAGCTCAAATGCAAGCTGCTCGAGGACAAAGCCCCCACGACGGTGGCCAACTTCGTCGGCCTCGCCACGGGCGCGCGCACCTGGCAGGACCCGAAGGGAGCCTGGGTCAACCGCCCCGCCTACGACGGGACGACGTTCCACCGCATCATCAAGGGCTTCATGATCCAGGGCGGTGACGCCAAGGGCAACGGCAGCGGCGAGCCGGGCTACGTCATCCCCGACGAGAAGTGGGCGGGCGGCAAGCACGATCGCGCGGGCCTTCTCTGCATGGCCAACCGCGGTCCGAACACGAACGGCGCGCAGTTCTTCATCACCGACGCTGCAGCCGCGCACCTCGACGTGAGCTACACGATTTTCGGCGAGTGCTCGCCGGTCGACACGATCCACAAGATCGCCGGCGTCAAGGTCCGCGGCGAATCGCCGGAGACCCCGGTGACGATCAAGAGCGTCAAGGTCGCGCGTGAGAAGCCGGGCAAAGCCGGCGCCAAGGACGCGGCGAAGTAAGAGAGAGAGGATCGGGCACGGGCACGGGCTCGATCTTCTTCCTCTCTCAGTGCCCAAATCTTCCAGTAAGCGTGCCCTGCCCAAGCAGATGCCCATTCATCGCCTTCATGACGTCGGCACTCTGCGTGCCGTCTTTCGCGTTGAGGGCAGTATCCAGTGCGTAGAGCGTAAAGCGGTAATGGTGCTCCGTGCTCTTGGGCGGGCAGGGCCCGTTGTAGCGTAGGGTATCGAAGTCGTTGCGGCCGATGCGGCCCCCTTCCTTGACGGGATCGGCACCCTCGCGGAGGGCGCGCAACTCGGGCGGAAGATTGAAGGCAATGAAGTGCGTGAACGTTCCCGCGGGCGCATCGGGATCGTCGACGATGAGCGAGAGGGAGCGCGTGCCGGGGGGCGGGGCGCTCCAGATCAAGCCGGGGAAGACGTCTTTCCCATCACACCCGGCATCAACGGGGATGGGACCGCCTTCCGTAAAGGCCTGACTGGTGACCGCAATGGTGGCGACCGTGACGCCCGGGGCCGGGGTCGGAGCGAGGCCTCCTACCGATTTGCAGGCCATCGTGCTGCACGCTGCCGCGAGCAGGATGGCGAGGTTCGATGAGAAGTAACGCATGTCGCTCAGTGTGCACCCGTCCTTCCGCGCATCGACATCTTGAAAAAAAATAAGAGCGATGCTTCCAGCTCGGCCGAGTACGATCGCGGACACATGCAGAGGCTCTCAACGTTCCTGGTGAGCGTCGCGCTCGCCGGCCCCATCGTGACCTCGGCCTCGCGCGCCGATGCGTTCTGCCGAACGATGACCGGGCGCGACCCGAGCGATCCGACGGTCAAAGGGAACAAGTGCGACTCGTGGAATGCGGCGGTGGAGGGCTCGTGTTGCCCCTACGGCAAGCCGCTCTACTGGAAGAACGCATGCGTCGGATTCAGCCTGCAAAAGGATGCGAGCAACCAAGTATCCCTGAACGACGCCGAGCAGGCGCTCATTACCGCGTTCAACAAATGGACGGGCACGAGCTGCCCCACCGATGGCGTCGGTCCCTCGCGCGTGAGCATCGACGTGCGCTACCTCGGCCCGGTCAACTGCGGCACCGTGAAGTTCAACGACAACGGCCCGAATCAACATGTCATCGTTTTTCGCGATGGCGAGTGGAACCACGTCGACTCGAACAACACGCTGGGGCTGACCAGCGTGCAGTACAACCCGCAGACCGGCGAGATCCTCGATGCGGACATGGAGCTCAACACCGCACAGCAAACGCTGACGGTGCGCGATCCCATTCCGCCCGCCGGTTACGATCTCGCGAGCATCGTCACGCACGAGGCAGGACACTTTCTCGGCCTGGCGCACTCCCTCGATGACCACGCCACGATGTACGCGCAGTACCGTCCCGGCTCCACGCACATGCGCAACCTCACCCCGGACGACGTCTCGGGCATCTGCGGTTCGTACCTCCCCAACGGCCAACGCGGCAACAGCGACCCTCCGGTGGAGGCCCTCGCCTGCGATCCCACGCCGGCGGGCGGCTACACCTTGGAGTGCGGCGGCGAATCCTCCAAAGGCTGCGCCGTGTCCTCGTTCTCTTCGTTCTCCCGCGCCGGGTCGGACTCGCCGGAGACAGCCTCGCAGGACGATCGCTCGGCAAGCTTCGCGGTAGCGATGGCGTCGTTCCTGGCAGTGGGCCTCGTCGTCACGCGCCGCCGAGCCCCCCGACGCGCCTAGTCCGGTTGGTACACCACGGATTGCGTGCCCTCGGCGAAGTAGTACTGCGCCGCCGGGCCGCCCCGGTCGAAGGTCATCGCGCCGAAGAGATTCCACGCGATGCCCCAGATGGCCGCGACTTGGAACGCCAACCCCGGCTTGCGCCCGCTCAAGGCGAGCATGATGAACAGGAGAATCGCGTAGTCGTTGGAAAAGCGATATCCGAATTGGAGCCAGCCGCTATTTTGATAAAGGGCATTCATCAATGCGCAGACCACGGCGGTCACGGCCAGAGAGCCATAGAGCCACGTGGCCTTCTTGGGCCGAAAGAGCCAAAAATAGAGCGGCGTGGTGAACCAAAGCGCCAGCCCATGCAAATTGATCTGAAATGGCGGCGCTCCGTGCGGGCGCGTGCCCGCCGGCGGGAACCAGGGGAGGCTCGTCAGCATGATGCCCAGGTTCTTTGCCAAATAATGGTATCCGAAGAGGCCCCATTTATCGATGCGCGGACGCCACCGGATGCCGAGGAACTCGTGCCCCGCAAATGGACTCGCCGTGTGAAAGCGCGTGCTGTTCATCCAGCTCAGGATCGCGAAGGCCCCCAGAATAGGGATCGCGAAGGGAATGCACTTGCGCAGAAAGGCGCCGGCGTCGAGCCGACGCAACGTCTCGCGCGCCCGTTCGACGAAGGTGCCCTCCGCGGGCAGGCCACCCTTGGCCTCGCACGAGACGCGCACCGCTTCGAGTGCAAAGAAGATCGACGTCAGCAAAAGGGTCGGACGTGTGGCCCAGCCGCAGGCGCAGAGGAGGCCCGCGAGCCATGGGCGCTTCGCATCGATGGCCACCAACATGTACGCGGCGGCGAGCCCCACGCCGACGACGTGCGCTGCGAACCACACCGTGCCTTGCACCGCCGTGAAAAAGTAGACCGTGCCGAAGGCGAAGAGCAGCGCGAGCGTGGCGTTGAACGTTTCGCCCCACTCCGACCGCCCCTGATCGCGCAGCTTTTCCAAGATGAGAAAGAGCAGCGCCGGCCCGATGCCCGCGAGCCAGATGATGAACTGCCCATCGCGAAAGGCCTCGGGCGAACCCGCGATGGCCACGAACGGCAGCATGAGCACGGCAGGGAAGGGCGGAAAGGAGATGTACGTCTTTCCTTCGAACTCGGCGAAGTCGTTGCCCTGCGCGTAGTGCGGCGCGCCCCCCGGCAGATCCTGACGGCCGTGAAGCCACGCGTTGGCCACGAGCGCGTAGTGGTTGAAGGGCGTGTGCTCTGCGATGCGCTGCTTGCCCGCGACGATGGCGAAGACCACCACGCAGGCGAGGTAGATGCCGAGCGCCACGATGCGCCGGCGCGCCCGCGTGCCGGGACGGAGCCACCGCGGAAGGGTGCTCTCGCTCTCGCGCTCCTTCTCGCTCGTCGTGCTGGTCGTGGCCGTGCTTGAAGGGTGCTCGGTTTGCGTCTCCTCTTGGATCTCCGTCTCGCTCATCGCGCGACGGACCGTACTACAGCCGCTAGGGCTCCCGACGCGTAAGCTGCTTCGCATGTAAGTTAGCGGGGCCGTGCACCTACGTACGCAATCCTCCGCGGATTCATTCGACAAAGTGCGCGTTTGTCCGCGCTCCGTTCGCTCCTTCGGCGTGGGGGTAGGTGGCACGTTCCTTGTAGACCGCACCCCAACAAGCCGGCTTTGGAGCGGCTGCAAAAAGGTCCAGGACGAGAATGGCACTTCCCTTCGACGAGACCCACGGCGCACGCGACGCGCGCGCCATCGCGATTCTGGCCAAGACGATTTACCGAGAGCTTCGCGCGAGCGGCTACGCCGAGCGCGATGTGATCGCCCTCGCCGGCGAGTTGGTCGGCATGGTGGCGAGCGACGTGAAAAAAGCCCCTCAAAAGCCGTGATGCCCGTGTGACCGCGCGCTCGGTCGCTGTCGGAGAATTGACACGCTGGCAACACACCCCGAGAATGCGGCGTTGAAGCGTTCGAACGCGGTCTAACCTACGGGTTCATTGGGCCGCCGCATTCGGTGTCTTCTTCCGAGGGACAATGTTCTCGATCGTGATCAGCGAAAAAGGAGGCTCCGAGCGTAAGGAGACCTTCGACAAGAATGAGATCAACGTCGGCCGCGTGCAGGGCAACGATCTCATGCTCCCCAAGGGGAACGTCTCCAAGCATCATGCGCGGCTGCTTTATCGCGATGGTCGGTTCATCGTTACGGACCTCAAGAGTACGAACGGCACGTACGTCAACGGGCGCAAAATTGCCCAAGCCACCATCGTCCGCGAGGGCGACAAGATTTACATCGGCGACTTCGTTCTTCGCCTGATCACCTCCGAAGAGGCCCTCGCAGCCGATGGCACCGGTGGTGCGCCCGACGACGGTCGCAGCCTTCAGCGTACGGGGCCCGGCAACAACGCGGGCGGTCGTCCCGCGGGGATGCCGCCGCTCCCGGCCGATACGTCGATGCCGGGGCCGGGTGGAGCCTTCCCGCCACTCGATGCATCGGCTCCTCCGGGGCTCGGGGCCTCGCCTCCGCCGCCGCCGCCCGGCTTGGGGTTGTCGCCGGCTCCCGGTATGGGCGCGCCGCCGCCGCCCGGTCTCGGTGCGCCTCCGCCTCCTGGTCTCGGTGCGCCACCTCCGCCGCCCGGCCTTTCGCCGCTGGGCCACTCGCCGTTCGACGCGCTTCCGCGCGACAACGAGCCGGCCGCGGTGCCTCCGCCTCCTGGTCTCGGTGCACCCCCGCCGGGGCTGGCCACGGCTCCTCCGGCCGCGGGAGCGCCGCCATTCCCGGGCGCCGCACCGATGGCTCCTATTCCGGCGCCGCCGCCTTCGGCCGGTGGTGGCGCGGTCGCGCAAGCGGCCGCGAGCGCTCCTGCAATTGCGCGCTTTCCCGCGCCTGCTCGGCTGCCGAACACGCTGGCCTCGGCCGGTGCGCCGGCCCCGGCGCCTGGCGCGCCCGCATCGGTTCAAGCCCGTGCTCCGGGACCGGGAACCGCGCCCCTTCCTTCCACGCCGAGCCAAGGTCTCGCGCGCACGCCCGCGGGAGGCGGCCCGGCCAGCCCTGGCCAGCAGGTGCCGCTGCCGCGGCCGTCCGGCCCTGGGAGCGGAGTTCCCTCGCGGCTTCCGCCGCGTGAAACGCCTGCGCAAGCCGCCAAGCGCCTCGCCCTCGTGACGCTCATCGATCGCATCGCCGATGCGACCGACTTGAGCGCGCTCAATGCGTCCATCTTCGTTGACGAGCAGGTCGTCGATCGATTGGGCCGCACCGCGCGCGAGCAAGCCACCGCGATGCAGAGCGACGGGGAAATCCCCGAAGGGCTCGACGCCGATACGTTGGTCGGCGATGCCATGGCCGAGCTCACGGGCTTCGGGCCCGTCGGCACCTTGCTCGACGACGACGACGTCAGCGAGATCCACTGCCTGCGGTACGACCACGTCCTCGCCGTGCGCGGGGGCACCTTCGCCGCGTCGGACGTGCCGCTCACCAGCGACGAAGCGCTCCGGCGCATCGTGTGGCGCCTCGTGCAAAAGTCCGACGATCCGCCGCGTCCGGGGGAAAGCGTCATCGAGCGTCGCCTGTCGCGCGTCGCCAACATGATCGCGCTCGTGCCACCCGCGTCCTCGAGCCATGCTCTGGTCATCCGCAAACGCCGCCGGCTCGACCTGAGCCTCGACGACTTCGTGCGCCTCGGCGGCCTCTCGCGTGCGATGGCGACCTTCCTGGAGAACTGCCTCCAGGCCCACGCCAACGTGCTCGTGACCGGTCCGAGCAGCCTCGCGGCCTCGTCGTTCCTGGCCGCGCTCACCTCGGCGAGCCCCGCCGGCGAGCGCATCTGCGTCCTTCAAGAGGTGGACGAGTTCTTCGTCCCCAACGCACACGTCACGTCGATCGTTCTTTCCGACGTGCATGCACGCGGTGAAGAAGCGGTGCGCGTAGCCTCGAAGATCCATCCCGATCGCGTCGTCGTCTCGCAGCTCGCGGGGCACGTGGCCGTGGCCACCTTGGACGCGATTGCCGAAGGCACCGGCGGCGTTCTCGCCGCCTCCGTGGCGCCGTCGCTTCGACAGGGTGTCTCGCGCCTCGTGGCGCAGGTCACCTCCTTGCGGCCGGGCACCAGCCTGGACGCAGCCCGTGAGATCGTGGGCGAAGCCTTCGACATCGCCGTCGAAGTCGTACCCACCGCCGACGGGCGCCATCGTTTGCTGCGCCTCGCCGAATTCGCGGGCTCCGACGCCAAGGGCGTCGTCGTCCGCGACATCTTCACCGCGGCCGACGGGGGCGACGGCACCTTCAACGCGACGGGCGTCGTTCCGCGCGTGGTGGCGGAGTTCGGCAACCGCGGCGTCAAGGTCGACCCGAATCTCTTCAAGCGAGCGGCGTCTCGCGCGTAAAAAGAAAGGGAAGGGCACCGTGCCCCTCGTTCCCGTCAACGGTACGCGGCTCTACGTCGAGGACACGGGCCCGGGCAGCACCGGCCAGACCATCGTCTTCAGCCACGGGCTGCTCTTTTCGGGCGAAATGTTCGCCGCCCAGGTCGCGCACTTTCGCGGTCTGGGCTACCGCTGCATCGCGTACGACCACCGCGGCCAGGGCCGCAGCGACGATCACCCGAGCCGCATCGTCACCATCGAGCTGGTCTACGACGACGCGGTCGCCCTGTTGGAGTCGCTCGAGCTGGGCAAGGTCCACTTCGCCGGCCTGTCGATGGGCGGCTTCGTGGCCATGCGCCTGGGTGCGCGCCGGCCCGATCTGCTCGCGTCGATGATCCTGCTCGAGACGAGCGCGGAACCCGAGCCTCGCGAGAACCTCCGCAAGTACAAGATGCTCAACGCCATCGCGCGCTACTTGAGCCTCTCCCCCGTGGCGAACAAGGTGATGCCCATCATGTTCAGCCGCGACTTCCTGGAGGACCCTGCGCGCGAGGTCGACCGGCGCATCTGGCGGTCGAAGCTCCTCGGCAACCGTCAAACCATCTACCGCGCCGTCAACGGTGTCATCGAGCGCGAAGGCATCGAGGCGGAGATCGCGCGCATCACGAGCCCCACGCTGATCCTCGTGGGCGAGCAGGACACCGCCACGGTCCCGGCCAAGGCCGAGCGCATCCAGCGGTCGATTGCGGGCAGCTCCCTCGTCCGCATCCCGCGCGCGGGGCACAGCTCCTCGGTCGAGCAGCCCGAGGCCGTGAACGCGGCCATCCAGAGCTTTCTCACCTCCCTGCGCTAGCGCCGAGGCCACCTCTTGTGAAATGATACAAGGGTACTGGCCGGTTGGCGATCTGGGGAGGACATCCATGAATGTGACGCGACTTGCGGTAGCTTTTGGCCTGAGCATTCTCGCGGCCAGCACCAGCTTCGTGGCCTGCAGCGGCGACGATTCCTCGCCCTCCAAGCCGCGCACCGATGCGGGGCTCGACAGCACCGTCGACAACGATAGCGGCAGCGAGACGGATGCTCGCACCGAGCGGGATGCGCGCGCATCGGATCCGGGGGAGCTCGTCTGCGGCAATCAGGTCTGCAACACGGACGAGCAATACTGCTGCTTGGTGGACGGCGGCGCGACGTGCAACAGCCCGGAGGCGGGCGCGTGCCGCGGCATCGAGGTCGGCTGCGACGAGCAGCCCGACTGCGATACCGAGGGCGGGGACGTGTGCTGCGGGACCGCCAAGGGCGGAGACGTCTCCGCCGAGTGCAAGCCCGCGAGCCAGTGCAGCAATCCGTTCGAAAGCCGTCGCATCTGCAAGACCAACGCAGAGTGCGGCGACGCCGACAAGTGCGTCACCCAGCCTTGCAAGGGCATCATCATTTCGACATGCGGCGGCATCCCTCCGTCGGCCTGCGCGAACTGAGGAGGTCGCGGCGTTACCCCCGGCGGCAGCGGCAGCCGCCGGGCATGTCGTCGTCGGAGCCCCCGTTTTCTTTTTTCTTTCGCTTCAATTTGCTTTTGAGCTTCTTGAGCAGCAATTGAACGGGATCGGGGATGTTCGGTAGCGGGATTCCGCCGATGAGGACATTGGGGGCGCCGGTGAGGAGCAGGCCAGGCAGGGGAGGGATGGCCGGATCGCTGCCCATCGAGGCGGAGATGGCGGAAGCGGCCATGTCGATGGCCATGTCGGCGGCATCGATGGCCGCGGCGCTGGCGCTGGCCTTGGCCATTTCGGCGTCTTGTTCCTGGGAGGCATCGATGGCGTCGGAGGCGATGCCCGCGACACCGAGCGCCGTGCCGACGCCGATCATGCCCTTCATGGCGGCGCGGAACGAGCCGCTCGTGGCTTTGATGCAAGCGCCCGCAATGTCCAGCATGCGCGCGGCGCGCACGCCGCCGATGAACACCGTGGCCGAGCCGGTTTTGATCTCGAACATCGGCATGATGCCGCAACAGGTGAGCGCCAGTCCGATGTCGCCCGCGCGCGCAGCCGGCATGTAGTTGATGAGGCACTTGATCGTGCACCCCAGGAGCACGGCGCCGATGCTCGGAAGGGGCACCGGCGGTGCGGGCGGTATGAGGCTCGGCGGGTGCGAGTGCGCGTGCGGTGGCGCAATGTACATCGAGCCCATCGTCGCCGCCGGAAACGACGGATACGGCACGAGGTTGGCCACCATGGCGACGCCCGTGTTGATCAACTCGATGGGCATGCTCATGACCTCTTGCACGGCGCCCACCGCGCCCATCACCGTGGCCACGGGGTTCACCGGTGGCTTGGGCGGAGGTGCCTCGCCCGGAGCCGCGGCAGGAGCCGCCCCCACGGCGGGGCCACCCTTCACGGCCGCCGCCGCGGCCTTGGCCTGCTGCTGCGCGGGCTCGATCTTGGCCTGCACGGTGGCCTTCAACCCGGGCATCACCGTTTCGGAAAAATAGCTCACGAGACCCCCTGCGGCGCGCGCGCCTCCACCTGCCGAAGTTCGGCCATGACGGCATCCCGCCGGTCGAAAAGATTGAGCTGGTGGTACGCATCGCGCTGCCTCGAAAGCAACGTGCGAAGCGGTTCATCGGCCTCCATCCCGCGTGCCAGCACCGTCCCTTCCTCCCACGCCTTGACGGCTTCGACGTGCCTCCCGAGCATGTAATGGCATATGCCGATGTTCTCCAGGCAAAGCATCTTCACCTGCGCATTGGCCATGGCCTGGGCGATGCCTTTGGCCCCTTCGTAATAATTGCCGGCTTCCACCCAACGCTGCTGCGACAAATGCAAATTGCCCAGGTTCAGCGTGATGTTCAACAGTACCGGCACGGCATCGCCGCGCGCGGGATCGTCCTTCTGCGCGAGCCGTTGCACCGCCGGCGTGAGCGCCGACTCGAAATGTTGCCGCGCCGCCTCGGGCTGCTCGGCGCGGGCCATGACCTCGCCCACGCCGTTTAGAGTCAGCGCATACAATGCCAACTTGCCGGTGGCGCGGTAATAGCTGCCTGCCAGCTCGTACTTCTCGAGCGCGTCCGAAAATCGCTTGTGGGCATGATCGAGCGCGGCCAACGTCACCAAGGCCTGCATGCGCTCGTCGAGGGACCGATTCTCGTCGGCGGCCTGCTCCTCCACGGCTTTCTCCATGTCCTCCATCGTGAGATCCGGCGTGTACCTCGCGCTTCCGCGCAGCACGTCCGCCGCATCGCTCAGGGCGGGCCGCGCGCTGTCGTCGCGCAGGATGATTCGCATGTGATGGCACCACGGCAATGGGAACGAATGCGCCATGAGCTCCACCACGAACGCGCGGTACCCGGCGGGATCCGCGATGGTCGCCGGAAAGAGGGCGCACACCAGCTTCACCTCGTCGAGGTTCGGCGACAGATCGCGCAGATACGCCATGAGCGCGCGCATGCGCGCCACGTGCGGCATCGTTCGATCCGACGCCTCACGGGGGAGGGGAGGCCACGGCGGCTCGTTCTCTTTGGCCAGTGCCGCGTTGGCCAATTCCCGCTTTTCGTAAATGCGATACGCGACCCGATCGACGAATTCCCAGGGCGTGGTGCAGTCATCGACGAAGAGCCAGACCGCGTCGTCGAGCTCCTCGTCCAAAATGTCGAGCGATTTGACCACCAGTCCACTCGAAGCATCGTTCACCTCGACGACCAGCAGCACCTTGTCGTCCTCGTCGGTCACGAAGGTGCGAAGGCGCACCATCAGATCTTCGAGCGCGCGCATGGCTAATTGATCTTCACCAAAGCGCCATTGACCTTGAGAATGGCCTTGGCGGCAATGTCGGTCATCGGCCCATTGAGCGACGCCTTCGCCGGCTCCACGGACAGCGCACTCGATGCCGACGACACGGTCACCTGCTTGCTGCCCGTGACGGCGATGGTGCCGTCGTTCTTCAATGAAATGGACGACTGCCCGCATTGCAGAACGATTTCGTCCACCGCATCGATGGTAATCTTGTTCTCCTTCA encodes:
- a CDS encoding PAAR domain-containing protein, producing MSYFSETVMPGLKATVQAKIEPAQQQAKAAAAAVKGGPAVGAAPAAAPGEAPPPKPPVNPVATVMGAVGAVQEVMSMPIELINTGVAMVANLVPYPSFPAATMGSMYIAPPHAHSHPPSLIPPAPPVPLPSIGAVLLGCTIKCLINYMPAARAGDIGLALTCCGIMPMFEIKTGSATVFIGGVRAARMLDIAGACIKATSGSFRAAMKGMIGVGTALGVAGIASDAIDASQEQDAEMAKASASAAAIDAADMAIDMAASAISASMGSDPAIPPLPGLLLTGAPNVLIGGIPLPNIPDPVQLLLKKLKSKLKRKKKENGGSDDDMPGGCRCRRG
- a CDS encoding tetratricopeptide repeat protein, giving the protein MRALEDLMVRLRTFVTDEDDKVLLVVEVNDASSGLVVKSLDILDEELDDAVWLFVDDCTTPWEFVDRVAYRIYEKRELANAALAKENEPPWPPLPREASDRTMPHVARMRALMAYLRDLSPNLDEVKLVCALFPATIADPAGYRAFVVELMAHSFPLPWCHHMRIILRDDSARPALSDAADVLRGSARYTPDLTMEDMEKAVEEQAADENRSLDERMQALVTLAALDHAHKRFSDALEKYELAGSYYRATGKLALYALTLNGVGEVMARAEQPEAARQHFESALTPAVQRLAQKDDPARGDAVPVLLNITLNLGNLHLSQQRWVEAGNYYEGAKGIAQAMANAQVKMLCLENIGICHYMLGRHVEAVKAWEEGTVLARGMEADEPLRTLLSRQRDAYHQLNLFDRRDAVMAELRQVEARAPQGVS